The following proteins are encoded in a genomic region of Vibrio sinaloensis:
- a CDS encoding type II toxin-antitoxin system Phd/YefM family antitoxin — MKVELVTSLKRQATKILADLHDSKEPVLITEHGKPSAYLVDVDDYEFMQNRLAILEGIARGERALADGKVVSHDEAKDKMSKWLK, encoded by the coding sequence ATGAAAGTAGAACTAGTTACATCACTTAAACGACAAGCAACTAAGATCCTCGCCGATCTCCACGATAGCAAAGAGCCAGTGTTAATTACTGAGCATGGTAAGCCATCTGCGTATCTCGTTGATGTTGATGATTACGAATTTATGCAGAATCGTTTAGCTATTCTTGAGGGTATTGCAAGAGGTGAGCGTGCGCTAGCTGACGGTAAAGTGGTAAGTCATGATGAAGCCAAGGACAAAATGTCAAAATGGTTGAAGTAA
- a CDS encoding type II toxin-antitoxin system RelE/ParE family toxin, whose product MVEVIWTEPALSDLNDIAEYIALENIVAAKQLVQTIFSKVERLQTFPESGRIPPELEHLSYREVVVNPCRVFYKQDGDKVFVLFVMRAERDLRKFLLSKQ is encoded by the coding sequence ATGGTTGAAGTAATCTGGACTGAACCAGCGTTATCTGACCTCAATGATATCGCTGAATATATCGCACTTGAAAATATCGTAGCTGCAAAGCAGTTAGTACAAACGATCTTCTCGAAGGTCGAACGCCTACAAACTTTCCCGGAGTCAGGTCGTATTCCACCCGAACTAGAACATTTAAGTTATCGTGAAGTTGTCGTTAATCCATGTCGTGTTTTCTATAAACAAGACGGTGACAAAGTATTTGTTCTGTTTGTTATGCGTGCAGAGAGAGATTTGAGAAAGTTCTTGTTGAGTAAGCAGTAA